In one Pseudomonas tensinigenes genomic region, the following are encoded:
- a CDS encoding helix-turn-helix domain-containing protein, with translation MTIIVRLDVVMATQKIRSKELASLLGITEANLSLLKNGKVKGVKMATLDKLCAALDCQPGDLLEYQKD, from the coding sequence ATGACCATTATCGTCCGCCTTGACGTTGTCATGGCCACGCAAAAAATTCGCTCGAAAGAATTGGCCAGCCTGCTGGGCATCACCGAGGCCAACCTGTCATTACTGAAAAATGGCAAGGTCAAGGGCGTGAAAATGGCCACCCTGGACAAGCTCTGCGCAGCACTCGATTGCCAGCCAGGCGATTTGCTGGAATACCAGAAAGACTGA
- the mrdA gene encoding penicillin-binding protein 2: MPEPIPIKDHEKETRLVNKRLIACAMFVLAVSCALVVRLYILQVVEFDYHSTISENNRVHVLPIPPTRGLIYDRNGVLLADNRPSFNLTITRERATDVNQELDEVINLLHLPAEDRTVFDKAMKQSRHPFTPVTLFYELTEEQIAVLAVNEFRLPGLDVEPQFVRHYPLGAHFAHSIGYVGRINEKESKTLDSVEYRGTQSIGKTGIERFYEAQLHGHVGYEEVETNAQGRVLRVLKHTDPVPGQNIVLSLDIKLQEAAEAALGDRRGSVVALDPSTGEVLAMVSNPSFDPNLFVTGISSKEYSALRDSIDRPLFNRVLRGLYAPGSTIKPEVAIAGLDAGVVTPQTRVFDPGYYQLPDFDHKYRNWNHSGDGWVDMDAAIMRSNDTYFYDLAHKLGIDRLHDYMAMFGLGEKVSLDMFEESPGLMPSQAWKRATRRQAWYPGETVILGIGQGYMQVTPLQLAQATALIANKGVWNRPHLAKTVDGVAPVDEHPMPNILLKDPRDWEQVNHGMQMVMHDARGIARAAAAGAQYRIAGKSGTAQVVAIKQGERYNREKTLERHRDNALFVGFAPAEHPKIAISVMIENGEAGGRVAGPVVRQIMDAWLLDQDGHLKPQYAAPTKAPGDPHV, encoded by the coding sequence ATGCCTGAGCCCATCCCGATCAAGGATCACGAAAAAGAGACGCGTCTGGTCAACAAGCGGTTGATCGCCTGCGCCATGTTCGTCCTCGCCGTCAGCTGCGCCCTGGTCGTGCGCCTGTACATCCTGCAAGTGGTGGAATTCGACTACCACTCGACCATCTCTGAAAACAATCGCGTCCACGTCTTACCGATCCCGCCGACACGCGGCTTGATCTACGATCGCAATGGTGTACTGCTCGCGGATAACCGTCCCAGTTTCAACCTGACCATCACCCGCGAACGCGCCACCGACGTCAATCAAGAACTGGACGAAGTCATCAATCTCCTGCACCTGCCTGCGGAAGATCGCACAGTCTTCGATAAAGCCATGAAGCAGTCCCGCCACCCGTTTACGCCGGTGACGCTGTTCTATGAGCTGACGGAAGAGCAAATTGCCGTACTGGCCGTCAACGAGTTCCGCCTTCCGGGCCTGGACGTCGAGCCGCAGTTCGTTCGCCATTACCCGCTCGGCGCGCACTTCGCCCACTCGATCGGTTACGTCGGCCGGATCAACGAAAAAGAATCCAAAACCCTCGACTCGGTGGAGTACCGCGGTACCCAATCGATTGGCAAAACCGGCATCGAACGTTTCTATGAAGCCCAGCTACACGGCCACGTTGGTTACGAAGAGGTGGAAACCAATGCCCAAGGACGCGTACTCCGCGTGCTCAAACACACCGACCCGGTCCCCGGCCAGAACATCGTCCTGAGCCTTGATATCAAGCTGCAGGAAGCTGCCGAAGCCGCGCTGGGTGATCGTCGTGGTTCCGTGGTAGCGCTCGATCCGTCGACTGGTGAAGTGTTGGCCATGGTCAGCAATCCGAGCTTCGACCCGAATTTGTTCGTCACCGGTATCAGCTCCAAGGAATACTCGGCACTGCGGGATTCGATCGACCGGCCGCTGTTCAACCGTGTACTGCGCGGACTCTACGCGCCGGGATCGACCATCAAGCCAGAAGTGGCCATCGCTGGCCTCGATGCCGGTGTGGTGACGCCGCAAACCCGCGTCTTCGACCCCGGTTATTACCAGCTCCCGGACTTTGATCACAAGTACCGCAACTGGAACCACAGCGGCGACGGCTGGGTGGACATGGACGCGGCGATCATGCGTTCCAACGACACCTACTTCTATGACCTGGCCCACAAGCTCGGTATCGATCGCCTGCACGATTACATGGCGATGTTCGGCCTCGGCGAGAAAGTCTCTCTGGACATGTTCGAAGAGTCGCCCGGCCTGATGCCATCGCAAGCGTGGAAACGCGCGACTCGCCGACAAGCCTGGTACCCGGGCGAAACGGTCATCCTCGGCATCGGCCAGGGCTACATGCAAGTCACGCCACTGCAACTGGCTCAGGCCACGGCATTGATCGCCAACAAAGGTGTATGGAACCGGCCGCACCTGGCCAAAACCGTCGATGGCGTCGCTCCGGTCGATGAGCATCCGATGCCGAACATCCTGCTCAAGGATCCGCGAGATTGGGAGCAGGTCAATCACGGCATGCAGATGGTGATGCACGATGCCCGAGGCATTGCTCGTGCGGCCGCGGCCGGTGCGCAATACCGTATCGCTGGCAAGAGTGGTACGGCGCAGGTGGTGGCGATCAAGCAAGGCGAACGCTACAACCGCGAGAAAACCCTCGAGCGCCACCGCGATAACGCCTTGTTCGTTGGCTTTGCGCCGGCTGAGCATCCGAAGATTGCGATCTCGGTGATGATCGAGAACGGTGAGGCTGGTGGTCGTGTCGCCGGTCCTGTGGTGCGGCAGATCATGGATGCCTGGCTGCTGGATCAGGACGGTCATCTCAAGCCGCAATACGCGGCGCCGACCAAAGCGCCTGGAGACCCGCACGTCTAA
- the rhtA gene encoding threonine/homoserine exporter RhtA, which yields MNDQPRSLASMLFPVGLLLIAMASIQSGASLAKSMFPIIGAQGTTTLRLIFASVIMLLILRPWRARLTAKSLRTVIVYGMALGGMNFLFYMSLRTVPLGIAVALEFTGPLAVAIYASRRAIDFLWIALAAAGLMLLIPTGATSAGIDLVGAGYALGAGVCWALYILFGQKAGADNGVTTAALGVMIAALFVAPIGIVHAGAALLTPSLIPIAIGVAILSTALPYTLEMVALTRLPARTFGTLMSIEPAFGALSGLLFLHEFLTLSQWMAIFCIILASVGATMTMGSAAKPAIAAD from the coding sequence ATGAATGACCAGCCACGCTCTCTTGCCTCAATGCTGTTCCCGGTTGGCCTGCTATTAATAGCCATGGCGTCGATACAGTCCGGCGCCTCTCTGGCCAAAAGCATGTTCCCCATCATTGGCGCTCAGGGAACCACCACGCTGCGCCTGATCTTCGCCAGCGTGATCATGCTGTTGATACTGCGTCCATGGCGCGCCAGGTTAACCGCCAAATCATTGCGCACGGTCATTGTCTATGGCATGGCATTGGGCGGTATGAACTTCCTCTTCTATATGTCATTGCGCACGGTGCCGTTGGGAATTGCCGTCGCCCTCGAATTTACCGGGCCACTGGCCGTAGCCATCTATGCGTCCCGCCGCGCCATCGACTTTCTCTGGATCGCCTTGGCCGCCGCCGGCTTGATGTTGCTGATTCCAACAGGCGCAACCAGCGCTGGAATCGATCTGGTAGGCGCCGGGTATGCACTGGGAGCAGGTGTCTGCTGGGCGCTATACATTCTGTTCGGCCAGAAGGCTGGTGCCGATAATGGTGTAACGACTGCAGCATTAGGAGTAATGATCGCAGCACTGTTCGTCGCCCCTATCGGCATCGTGCATGCAGGTGCCGCCCTATTGACTCCCTCCCTGATCCCGATTGCCATCGGTGTTGCCATCCTGTCCACCGCCCTGCCCTACACACTGGAGATGGTCGCCCTCACCCGCCTGCCTGCACGCACGTTCGGCACATTGATGAGTATCGAACCAGCCTTCGGAGCGTTATCGGGCCTTCTGTTTCTGCATGAATTCCTCACACTGTCACAATGGATGGCGATCTTCTGCATTATTCTGGCATCCGTCGGCGCCACCATGACCATGGGTAGTGCTGCGAAACCCGCCATTGCGGCTGATTGA
- a CDS encoding TetR/AcrR family transcriptional regulator: protein MRYSASHKLETREKLLQSSALSAKRSGFSTVGVDGLMKAIGLSGAAFYSHFSSKDALFTAIVERELGQSLERLGGEGTQDRERLARCLKHYLSMAHVEQPEAGCALPALGAEIARSDVQVREQAELWICRLQARWAQILESETLAWSVLSQCVGALVVARMLATPDVQQAVLKSSHEEIGRQIAGQR, encoded by the coding sequence ATGCGTTACTCCGCCAGTCACAAACTGGAAACCCGGGAAAAACTCTTGCAGAGCAGCGCGCTGTCAGCAAAGCGCTCGGGGTTTTCCACGGTGGGCGTCGATGGTTTGATGAAGGCTATCGGATTGAGTGGTGCGGCGTTCTACAGTCACTTTTCGTCAAAGGATGCGTTGTTCACCGCCATCGTCGAGCGCGAGTTGGGTCAAAGCCTTGAGCGACTGGGAGGCGAGGGCACGCAGGATCGTGAGCGACTGGCGCGCTGTCTCAAACACTATCTGAGCATGGCCCACGTAGAACAGCCTGAGGCCGGTTGCGCGTTGCCGGCGCTGGGGGCAGAAATTGCCCGATCGGATGTGCAGGTGCGCGAACAGGCCGAGCTGTGGATTTGTCGGCTTCAGGCGCGTTGGGCGCAGATACTGGAAAGCGAGACCCTGGCGTGGTCGGTATTGTCGCAATGCGTCGGGGCATTGGTGGTAGCGCGCATGTTGGCTACGCCGGACGTTCAGCAAGCTGTGCTGAAGTCCAGCCATGAAGAGATCGGCCGGCAGATTGCCGGGCAGCGCTGA
- a CDS encoding SDR family oxidoreductase: MNNKKVVLVVGAGDATGGAIAKRFASEGFVACVTRRSADKLQPLVDAIKAEGGEAHGFACDARKEEDVIALIEDIETRLGPIEAFVFNIGANVPCSILEETARKYFKIWEMACFSGFLNAREVAKRMVSRQRGTILFTGATAGLRGASGFAAFAGAKHGIRALAQSMARELGPMNIHVAHVVVDGAIDTDFIRNSFPEKYATKDQDGILNPEHIAENYWYLHSQPRDAWTFELDLRPWNERW; the protein is encoded by the coding sequence ATGAACAACAAGAAGGTCGTATTGGTTGTCGGCGCTGGCGACGCCACGGGCGGAGCGATTGCCAAACGTTTTGCCAGTGAGGGATTCGTCGCCTGCGTTACCCGGCGCAGCGCCGACAAATTGCAACCGCTGGTGGACGCAATCAAGGCTGAAGGCGGCGAAGCCCATGGTTTTGCCTGCGATGCGCGCAAGGAAGAAGACGTCATCGCCCTGATCGAAGACATCGAAACCCGTCTCGGGCCGATCGAAGCCTTTGTCTTCAATATCGGCGCCAACGTGCCATGCAGCATTCTTGAAGAAACCGCGCGCAAGTATTTCAAGATCTGGGAGATGGCCTGCTTCTCAGGCTTCCTCAATGCTCGTGAAGTAGCCAAACGCATGGTCTCTCGCCAGCGCGGCACGATTCTCTTCACCGGAGCCACCGCCGGACTGCGCGGCGCTTCCGGATTCGCCGCATTCGCCGGCGCCAAGCACGGCATCCGCGCACTGGCGCAAAGCATGGCGCGGGAACTGGGGCCAATGAACATCCACGTCGCCCATGTGGTGGTCGATGGTGCGATCGACACCGATTTCATTCGCAACAGTTTCCCCGAGAAGTACGCCACCAAAGATCAGGATGGCATCCTCAACCCCGAGCACATCGCCGAGAACTACTGGTATCTGCACAGTCAGCCACGGGATGCCTGGACGTTCGAGCTGGATCTGCGCCCCTGGAACGAACGCTGGTAA
- a CDS encoding 2-hydroxychromene-2-carboxylate isomerase: MTKTVEFYFDLGSPATYLAYTQLPKICAETNSELIYIPMLLGGVFKATGNASPAMIPAKGRYMFEDLDRYAKRYGVPLTFNPHFPINTLMLMRAVTGIQLRQPERFQAFIDCLFTALWVEGRSLDEPATVAAVLSEHGFDPLEVLALTNDESVKAILKDNTETAVKRGVFGAPSMFIGNQLFFGQDRLDFVEEALRQG; this comes from the coding sequence ATGACTAAAACCGTGGAGTTCTATTTCGACCTCGGCAGCCCTGCCACCTATCTGGCCTACACCCAGTTACCGAAGATTTGCGCCGAAACCAACAGTGAGCTGATCTACATCCCGATGCTGCTCGGTGGCGTGTTCAAGGCAACCGGCAACGCATCGCCGGCGATGATTCCGGCGAAGGGTCGGTACATGTTTGAGGATCTGGACCGCTACGCGAAACGCTACGGGGTGCCGCTGACATTCAATCCGCATTTCCCGATCAACACACTGATGTTGATGCGTGCGGTCACTGGCATCCAGTTGCGTCAGCCAGAACGCTTTCAGGCGTTTATCGATTGTCTGTTCACGGCGCTATGGGTTGAAGGACGCAGCCTCGACGAGCCAGCGACTGTCGCCGCTGTACTGAGCGAACACGGTTTCGATCCGCTTGAAGTGCTGGCACTGACTAACGACGAGTCCGTCAAAGCCATACTCAAGGACAACACCGAGACCGCGGTTAAACGCGGCGTGTTCGGCGCGCCGAGCATGTTCATCGGCAATCAACTGTTCTTCGGCCAGGATCGGCTCGATTTCGTTGAAGAAGCCTTGCGCCAAGGCTAG
- a CDS encoding aminopeptidase P family protein: MSTQTSTEGSVPQRLAQTRELMRREGIHALLVPSADPHLSEYLPGYWQGRQWLSGFHGSVGTLIVTADFAGVWADSRYWEQATKELKGSGIELVKLQPGQPSPLDWLAEQTPEGGVVAVDGAVMAVASARTLSSKLEARGARLRTDIDLLQEVWSDRPSLPNAPIYQHLPPQATVSRGEKLAKLRETLQARGADWHFIATLDDIAWLFNLRGGDVSFNPVFVSFALIGQQQATLFVALSKVDADLRAVLETDGVTLRDYTEVADALRDVPSGASLLVDPARVTSGLLDNLDSGVKLVEGLNPTTLAKSQKSEADAQHIRQAMEQDGAALCEFFAWLESAWGRERITELTIDEKLTAARERRPDYVSLSFNTIAAFNANGAMPHYHATEEEHAVIEGDGLLLIDSGGQYLGGTTDITRMVPVGTPSEEQKRDCTRVLKGVIALSRAQFPKGILSPLLDAIARAPIWAESVDYGHGTGHGVGYFLNVHEGPQVIAYQAAPAPQTAMQPGMITSIEPGTYRPGRWGVRIENLAMNREAGSSEFGEFLKFETLTLCPIDTRCLLPALLTEEEKQWFNDYHAQVRERLSPLLDGAALEWLNSRTAAI, from the coding sequence ATGAGTACCCAGACCTCGACCGAAGGATCGGTGCCCCAGCGCCTGGCGCAGACCCGTGAACTAATGCGCCGCGAAGGCATTCATGCGTTGTTGGTGCCATCCGCCGACCCGCATTTGTCGGAATACCTGCCGGGTTACTGGCAGGGCCGGCAGTGGTTGTCGGGCTTCCATGGTTCGGTCGGGACGTTGATTGTCACCGCTGATTTCGCCGGCGTCTGGGCCGACAGTCGTTACTGGGAACAGGCGACCAAGGAGCTCAAGGGCAGCGGCATCGAGCTGGTCAAGTTGCAACCGGGTCAACCGAGCCCGCTGGACTGGCTCGCCGAGCAGACACCGGAAGGTGGCGTGGTCGCGGTTGACGGTGCGGTGATGGCGGTGGCGTCGGCGCGTACCCTGAGCAGCAAGCTGGAAGCACGCGGTGCGCGTCTGCGTACCGACATCGATCTGCTGCAGGAAGTCTGGAGCGATCGCCCGAGCCTGCCGAATGCACCGATCTATCAGCATCTGCCACCGCAAGCGACCGTCAGCCGTGGCGAGAAACTCGCAAAACTGCGCGAAACCTTGCAGGCGCGCGGCGCTGACTGGCACTTTATCGCTACCCTTGACGACATTGCCTGGCTGTTCAATCTGCGCGGCGGCGATGTGTCGTTCAACCCGGTGTTTGTTTCGTTTGCGTTGATTGGTCAGCAGCAGGCCACGTTGTTCGTAGCGCTGAGCAAGGTCGACGCAGATTTGCGCGCGGTGCTGGAGACGGATGGTGTAACGCTGCGTGATTACACAGAAGTCGCTGATGCCCTGCGTGACGTGCCGAGTGGCGCGAGCCTGTTGGTTGATCCGGCGCGAGTGACCAGTGGTTTGCTGGATAACCTCGACAGCGGCGTGAAGCTGGTCGAAGGCTTGAACCCGACCACGTTGGCCAAGTCGCAGAAAAGTGAAGCCGATGCTCAGCACATCCGCCAAGCGATGGAGCAGGACGGTGCGGCGCTGTGCGAATTCTTCGCCTGGCTGGAATCGGCCTGGGGCCGCGAACGCATTACCGAACTGACCATCGACGAAAAGCTCACCGCTGCCCGCGAACGTCGTCCGGATTATGTATCGCTGAGTTTCAACACCATCGCCGCGTTCAACGCCAACGGCGCCATGCCGCATTACCACGCCACTGAAGAAGAGCACGCGGTAATTGAGGGTGATGGCTTGCTGCTGATCGACTCGGGCGGTCAATACCTGGGCGGCACCACGGATATCACGCGGATGGTGCCGGTCGGTACGCCGAGCGAAGAGCAGAAGCGCGATTGCACGCGCGTGTTGAAGGGCGTGATTGCCCTGTCGCGAGCACAGTTCCCGAAAGGCATTCTCTCGCCGCTGCTCGATGCCATTGCCCGTGCGCCGATCTGGGCCGAAAGCGTCGATTACGGTCACGGTACCGGTCACGGCGTTGGCTATTTCCTCAACGTCCATGAAGGTCCGCAGGTGATCGCCTATCAGGCCGCGCCTGCACCGCAGACGGCCATGCAGCCGGGGATGATTACTTCCATCGAGCCGGGCACCTATCGTCCGGGCCGTTGGGGCGTACGTATCGAGAACTTGGCGATGAATCGCGAGGCGGGTAGCAGCGAATTCGGTGAGTTCCTCAAGTTCGAAACCTTGACGCTGTGCCCGATCGACACGCGTTGCCTGCTGCCGGCGCTGCTGACTGAGGAAGAGAAGCAGTGGTTCAACGACTATCACGCGCAAGTGCGTGAGCGCCTGAGCCCGTTACTTGATGGTGCCGCGCTGGAATGGCTGAACAGCCGCACTGCCGCCATCTGA
- a CDS encoding aminotransferase class V-fold PLP-dependent enzyme, which translates to MNTRPLYFDYAATTPVDERVIQVMIECLGFHGNFGNPASSSHAFGQQARQTVEQARRQVAELVGANAEQIVWTSGATESNNLALKGVAQARGVSGGHIITSQIEHKAILDTARQLQDAGIAVTYLVPDADGLITPQAVSEAMREDTFLVSLMLVNNELGTVNDVQAIGAVVRSREALFHVDAAQGAGKVAIDLAQWPVDLMSFSAHKLYGPKGIGALYVGPRAQQRLQAQIHGGGHEGGLRSGTLATHQIAGMGAAFALAAEAFDAEKKTIVALRERLLEQLLSLPGVRLNGCATQRIPHTLSLTFSEGEFNSAALSHSIAFSATSACNSASNAPSHVLLALGHDAHLAGRTIRLSLGRFTTAEDIEKAVQLIKTACASAPAFWATGL; encoded by the coding sequence ATGAACACACGTCCGTTGTATTTCGATTACGCCGCCACCACCCCGGTTGACGAGCGGGTCATCCAGGTGATGATCGAGTGTCTGGGGTTTCACGGTAACTTTGGTAACCCGGCTTCCAGCTCCCACGCGTTCGGCCAACAGGCCCGGCAGACGGTCGAGCAGGCCCGCCGGCAAGTCGCCGAACTGGTCGGCGCCAATGCCGAACAGATCGTCTGGACCTCCGGTGCCACCGAGTCCAACAACCTCGCCCTCAAAGGCGTGGCGCAGGCGCGCGGGGTGTCCGGCGGCCACATCATTACCAGTCAGATCGAACACAAAGCCATCCTCGATACCGCCCGCCAATTGCAGGACGCCGGCATCGCCGTGACTTATCTGGTGCCGGACGCCGATGGCCTGATCACGCCGCAAGCGGTCAGTGAAGCCATGCGTGAGGACACCTTTCTGGTGTCGCTGATGCTGGTCAACAACGAGTTGGGCACGGTCAACGATGTTCAAGCGATCGGCGCAGTCGTGCGTAGCCGTGAGGCGTTGTTTCACGTCGATGCGGCGCAAGGCGCCGGCAAGGTGGCCATCGATCTGGCGCAATGGCCGGTGGATCTGATGTCGTTTTCCGCGCACAAACTTTACGGCCCCAAAGGCATCGGCGCGCTGTATGTCGGCCCGCGGGCGCAGCAACGGTTGCAGGCGCAGATTCACGGCGGCGGTCACGAAGGTGGTTTGCGCTCCGGAACCTTGGCGACGCACCAGATTGCCGGGATGGGCGCAGCATTTGCCTTGGCCGCCGAGGCGTTCGATGCCGAGAAAAAAACCATCGTCGCACTGCGCGAACGCTTGCTCGAACAACTGCTGAGTTTGCCGGGCGTACGCTTGAACGGCTGCGCCACTCAACGTATTCCGCACACCTTGAGCCTGACCTTCAGCGAAGGCGAATTCAACAGCGCAGCGTTGAGCCATTCGATCGCATTTTCTGCGACTTCGGCCTGCAATTCGGCGAGTAACGCGCCATCCCACGTGCTGTTGGCGCTGGGGCATGATGCGCATCTGGCCGGTCGCACCATTCGCTTGAGCCTCGGCCGCTTCACCACCGCCGAGGATATCGAGAAGGCTGTGCAACTGATCAAGACCGCCTGCGCCAGTGCTCCGGCATTCTGGGCGACAGGGCTTTAA
- a CDS encoding LysE family translocator, whose product MTLSLDLLLGFALFALVTSITPGPNNTMLLASGVNFGFNRTIPHMLGITCGFFVLVVAVGFGLGAVFQNYPILYTVLRYVGAAYLLYLAWKIAHSGPVGDSAAGEAKPISYLGAAAFQWVNPKAWIMAIGAISTYTPMQGYFTNVVVIAAVFAIINLPSVGVWAACGTLLRNVLKDPRWLRVFNWGMAALLVISLYPLLLESFS is encoded by the coding sequence ATGACCCTCTCGCTTGACCTGCTGTTGGGCTTTGCCCTGTTTGCCCTTGTCACCTCGATTACGCCGGGGCCGAACAACACCATGTTGCTGGCATCGGGGGTGAATTTCGGCTTCAACCGCACCATCCCGCATATGCTCGGGATTACCTGTGGCTTCTTCGTTCTTGTTGTCGCGGTGGGCTTCGGCCTCGGCGCGGTGTTCCAGAACTATCCGATTCTCTATACGGTTCTGCGCTATGTCGGCGCGGCATATCTGTTGTATCTGGCGTGGAAAATCGCTCACTCGGGACCTGTCGGTGACAGCGCTGCAGGCGAGGCAAAGCCGATCAGCTACCTTGGCGCCGCCGCGTTTCAGTGGGTCAATCCCAAGGCGTGGATCATGGCCATCGGGGCCATCAGCACCTACACGCCGATGCAGGGTTATTTCACTAATGTCGTGGTGATTGCTGCGGTGTTCGCCATCATCAACCTGCCGAGCGTCGGCGTCTGGGCGGCCTGCGGTACGTTGTTGCGCAATGTGCTGAAGGATCCGCGCTGGTTGCGCGTGTTCAACTGGGGCATGGCGGCGCTGTTGGTGATTTCGCTGTACCCGTTACTTCTCGAAAGCTTTAGCTGA
- the msuE gene encoding FMN reductase, producing the protein MSRPLKVVALSGGTWRPSRTLVLTQALLAELAGHLTIESHLIELGDIARPLGGALSRQELSAEVEAELQAIEQADLLIVAAPVYRGSYPGLLKHLFDLIDLNALIDTPVLLAATGGSERHALVLDHQLRPLFSFFQAMTLPIGVYATEADFADYQITSELLKARIRLAAERAAPLFATQIKPLLKIA; encoded by the coding sequence ATGTCGCGTCCCCTGAAAGTCGTCGCCCTCTCCGGCGGCACCTGGCGTCCGTCCCGTACTTTGGTGCTGACCCAAGCCTTGCTCGCCGAACTGGCCGGGCACCTGACCATCGAAAGCCATTTGATCGAACTCGGTGATATCGCCCGCCCGCTCGGCGGCGCTCTGTCGCGCCAGGAACTCAGTGCCGAGGTTGAAGCCGAGTTGCAGGCCATTGAACAGGCCGATCTGTTGATCGTTGCCGCGCCGGTTTATCGCGGTTCCTACCCGGGTCTGCTCAAGCATCTGTTCGACCTGATCGACCTCAATGCACTGATCGACACGCCGGTGCTGCTCGCCGCAACCGGCGGTAGCGAACGTCATGCGCTGGTGCTCGATCACCAGTTGCGCCCGCTGTTCAGCTTCTTCCAGGCCATGACCTTGCCAATCGGCGTGTACGCCACCGAAGCCGATTTCGCCGATTACCAGATCACCAGCGAACTGTTGAAGGCGCGCATCCGCCTCGCGGCCGAACGCGCAGCGCCGCTGTTCGCCACCCAAATCAAACCTTTGCTGAAAATCGCCTGA
- the ssuD gene encoding FMNH2-dependent alkanesulfonate monooxygenase, with the protein MDVFWFLPTHGDGHYLGTTQGARPVTLNYLKQVAQAADSLGYHGVLIPTGRSCEDSWVIASALVPLTERLRYLVAIRPGIISPTVSARMAATLDRLSNGRLLINVVTGGDPDENRGDGSFLSHAERYEVTDEFLKIWRRVLQGEAVDFDGKHLKVQNAKALYPPVQKPYPPLYFGGSSDAAHDLAAEQVDVYLTWGEPPAGVAEKLADVRERAARHGRKVKFGIRLHVIVRETAEEAWKAADKLIEHISDETIEAAQKSFSRFDSEGQRRMAALHDGRRDNLEIAPNLWAGVGLVRGGAGTALVGDPQQVAARIKEYADLGIESFIFSGYPHLEEAYRFAELVFPLLPEPYASLAGRGVTNLTGPFGEMIANDVLPTKASA; encoded by the coding sequence ATGGATGTTTTCTGGTTCCTGCCGACCCACGGTGATGGCCACTATCTGGGCACCACCCAAGGCGCGCGCCCGGTCACGCTCAACTATTTGAAACAAGTGGCGCAGGCCGCCGACAGCCTTGGTTACCACGGCGTGCTGATTCCCACCGGGCGTTCCTGCGAAGACTCGTGGGTGATCGCTTCGGCGCTGGTGCCGCTGACCGAACGCCTGCGGTATCTGGTGGCGATTCGTCCGGGGATTATTTCGCCAACAGTTTCGGCGCGGATGGCGGCGACCCTCGATCGACTGTCCAACGGGCGTTTGCTGATCAACGTGGTGACCGGCGGCGATCCGGACGAGAACCGTGGCGACGGCAGCTTCCTCAGTCACGCCGAGCGCTATGAAGTCACTGATGAATTCCTGAAAATCTGGCGCCGCGTGTTACAGGGCGAGGCCGTGGATTTCGACGGCAAGCATTTGAAGGTGCAGAACGCCAAAGCGCTGTATCCGCCTGTGCAAAAACCCTATCCGCCGCTGTACTTCGGCGGCTCTTCCGATGCCGCGCATGATCTGGCCGCCGAGCAAGTCGATGTCTATCTGACCTGGGGCGAACCACCGGCCGGTGTCGCGGAAAAACTCGCCGATGTGCGCGAACGCGCGGCGCGGCATGGGCGCAAGGTGAAATTCGGCATCCGCCTGCATGTGATCGTGCGCGAGACCGCCGAGGAGGCCTGGAAAGCCGCCGACAAACTGATCGAACACATCAGCGACGAGACCATTGAGGCGGCGCAGAAATCCTTCTCGCGCTTCGACTCCGAAGGTCAACGGCGTATGGCGGCGTTGCACGATGGCCGTCGCGATAACCTCGAAATTGCCCCGAATCTATGGGCCGGCGTCGGTCTGGTGCGCGGCGGCGCCGGGACGGCGCTGGTCGGCGACCCGCAGCAAGTCGCGGCGCGGATCAAGGAATACGCGGATCTGGGCATTGAGAGTTTCATCTTCTCCGGTTACCCGCATCTGGAAGAGGCTTACCGCTTTGCCGAGTTGGTGTTCCCGCTGCTTCCCGAGCCCTACGCGAGTCTGGCCGGGCGTGGCGTGACCAATCTGACCGGGCCATTTGGCGAAATGATTGCCAATGATGTGTTGCCGACAAAAGCCTCGGCATAA